From one Bacteroidales bacterium genomic stretch:
- a CDS encoding endonuclease/exonuclease/phosphatase family protein: MRSGHFLNTILFALSAVLLFSCSIEKRDSSPKGSELTIISHNVWYGFTQVPDRKESWMAWIQAQDPDIVFLQELNHFTPCKLQNDARSYGHPYSVLLKEDGFPTGITSRYPIEEIQRITAGFHHGLLRVKIKWVYCYAIHLHPSDWEIRNREIQQIIEDIQTLPANSSLILAGDFNTFSPLDSVYYSHGRLESFFAERDSLYKENNLKAGMLDYSVIRKLMDTGLVDLEAGRRKSGYRFSGSFPTQIEKEGEHGDQRRLDYIFVSEDLARHVGRAEIISCDSVQILSDHLPLIAELGFK; encoded by the coding sequence ATGCGATCCGGACACTTTCTGAACACAATCCTTTTTGCTTTATCCGCAGTCCTCCTGTTTTCCTGCTCCATAGAAAAAAGAGATTCTTCCCCCAAAGGCTCAGAGCTCACGATTATAAGCCACAATGTCTGGTATGGATTTACCCAAGTTCCTGACAGAAAGGAGAGCTGGATGGCCTGGATACAGGCACAGGATCCGGATATTGTGTTCCTGCAGGAGCTGAACCACTTTACCCCTTGCAAACTGCAGAACGACGCCAGGAGCTATGGCCATCCTTACAGTGTATTACTCAAGGAGGACGGTTTCCCCACCGGGATCACTTCCCGGTATCCCATAGAAGAGATTCAGCGGATCACTGCAGGTTTTCATCATGGCTTACTGCGGGTCAAAATAAAGTGGGTTTATTGCTATGCCATTCATCTACATCCCTCTGACTGGGAGATTAGGAATCGTGAAATCCAACAGATCATAGAAGATATCCAAACACTTCCGGCAAACTCAAGCCTGATTCTGGCGGGTGACTTCAATACTTTCTCTCCCCTGGATTCGGTTTATTATTCACACGGGAGGCTGGAATCATTTTTCGCGGAGCGGGATTCGCTCTACAAGGAAAATAACCTGAAAGCCGGAATGCTCGATTATTCAGTGATCCGGAAGCTCATGGATACCGGGCTGGTGGACCTGGAGGCAGGAAGGCGAAAGTCCGGCTACCGCTTTTCCGGCAGTTTCCCGACGCAAATAGAAAAGGAGGGTGAGCACGGGGATCAGCGCAGGCTCGACTATATTTTTGTTTCTGAAGACCTGGCCCGCCATGTGGGCAGGGCTGAAATTATCAGCTGCGATTCAGTTCAGATCCTGTCCGATCACCTGCCGCTTATTGCAGAATTAGGATTCAAATAA